A single genomic interval of Rutidosis leptorrhynchoides isolate AG116_Rl617_1_P2 unplaced genomic scaffold, CSIRO_AGI_Rlap_v1 contig183, whole genome shotgun sequence harbors:
- the LOC139881697 gene encoding disease resistance protein RPV1-like: MCLDSNDVRFIGIHGMGGIGKTTLARLASEVMENQFEDNSFLANVREKAKKGELVSVQEQLLSEVLKEQSLRIYDQHSRVNMIGGRLRSRKLDNFPEDLESLKSLLRIDAGNTAITELPSSITITVRD, from the exons ATGTGCTTAGATTCAAATGATGTCCGCTTCATAGGGATACACGGAATGGGCGGAATCGGCAAGACAACTTTAGCCCGACTTGCTTCTGAGGTTATGGAAAATCAGTTTGAAGACAATAGCTTCCTTGCCAATGTCCGTGAAAAAGCAAAGAAAGGAGAACTAGTTTCAGTACAAGAGCAGCTTCTTTCAGAGGTGCTCAAGGAACAATCACTTCGTATATACGATCAGCATAGCAGAGTCAACATGATCGGAGGCAGATTACGTAGTCGGAAA CTTGATAATTTTCCAGAGGATTTGGAGAGTTTGAAAAGCTTGCTAAGGATTGATGCAGGTAACACTGCTATAACAGAGCTACCATCTTCCATTACAATTACTGTTCGTGATTAG